In the genome of Arabidopsis thaliana chromosome 4, partial sequence, the window TGTTATATAGGTTCTTATAGTATCATATGtaaatgtttcttgttttttgtgcAAACCGCATCAAATCATTATTAAATGAATATCAGTATATAACCTTTGATTTCTCtctaaaaaatgttaatagccacaagaaaaacttaagaaagcgccatttctgcttcttcttacttcaaTCCTttgcgagagagagagagagagagagataaagtttcttcctttttcccACGTTTCACGTTCCTCCTCTTACCTCTTTCTCCTTCGCTTCAATCCCTTCAAGTTTCAGTCTTtagatcaaaccaaaaaaaaaaaacgatctTTTTCCGATAATTCAGTTAACTTCAATCGGAAAACCATTTCCAGTTTTCCGGCGAGATGGCCAACGAAGGAAGTGACCCTTTACTTCAATACATGATTAGCCCGAGATTGAAAAAACCTCCACAGCTGCTGTTTCCATTACCAGAAGACAACGAAGTTGCGATTCCGATGCCGATGACACCGTCGGAGTTCAAAGAGCGTTTAATCTTCGGACCCTTTTCATGTTCGCCGCGAGATTCGTCTCACTTCATCGATTCCATGAAACAACCGTCACCGTCGTCTTCTTCAACCGCCGTTAATAATCCTTTCTCCGATTCCTCAACCCTAGATCCTCTgcttccaccaccaccaccacaaccagAGCCATGGTTGTCCGATCAAACTTCGAGTCACTGTCAAGGCCACGCTCTTCACCGATCCAAAACAGCACCAGCAATGGCTGTAATCAATGATCTTCATCACCCAATTCGTCAAAAAGATCCTACAGAGACGTCACGATCTGTAGTAAGACAAGCTTTTGCTCTTCTCGTTGTGTATCTCTCTCTAGGTGTGCTTATCTATTGGCTGAATCGTGATCACTACGTTGTGAATCAAACCCATCCTGTAGTTGATGGATTGTATTTTTGTATCGTTACAATGTGCACCATTGGTTATGGAGACATCACTCCAAACAGTGTGGTTACTAAGCTGTTTTCGATTATGTTTGTGCTTGTTGGGTTTGGTTTCATTGATATTTTGCTTAGTGGGATGGTCTCTTATGTTCTTGACCTTCAAGAGAGCTATATGTTAGACTCTGCTAAGCGGAGAGATGAGCCTGAGAAGAGGAGATCTTATATAATCGATGTCAAGAAAGGGAGAATGAGAATTAGGTTGAAAGTGGCTTTGGCATTAGGTGTTGTGGTTTTATGCATTGCTGTTGGTGTTGGGATTATGCATTTCATTGAGGAAATCGGGTGGTTGGATTCGTTTTATCTCTCGGTTATGTCGGTTACTACTGTCGGGTATGGAGATCGGGCTTTTAAGACATTGCCCGGTAGGCTTTTCGCTGCGATATGGCTGCTTGTGTCTACATTAGCTGTGGCTCGAGCTTTTTTGTACTTGGCTGAGGCGAGAGTGGATAAGAGGAATAGAGAACGGGCGAAGAAAGTGCTTTGTGAAACAATGTCTGTCTCTCAGTTTTTCGCTGCAGATATTGATAACAATGGCTGTGTGAGGTAATTTGACTCATTCCTTATCCATATTATATGCTCTGACACACTCCTTAAGGTTTTAAGAATCTTAAACTGATATCTGAATTAACTGTGTGATGCTTATGTTTGTTAAAATATCCATTGTGACATCCGTAATGTTTATGCATTTCTTAGAAGTCATCCAAAAGATTTTGTCTTTGCTATTTATTATTAGTCTTTTAATTTTCGTTTGTGTAGAGGatctttgaaaacaaaaacattcataGCTCATTAGCTAATTAGATTCTTGAAGGTGTTGGATTTCTAAGTTAATTCATATTCTGCACTTCTTCttatgaatctttttgttcAAGAACATAGTTTGTGGTCTTAGGCTAAGTTGAAGATCTGTGAATGTGTGATGCGAAAGCATCGTGTCATTGTATGTTTTCGGCTTGATATAAAGTTTGAATGACCATGAAAGGGAGGCTTAGACGCATTTTCGGATTTAACACAGAGAAATGCTTTGCTTGTATACTCACTCAAACCTGAGATATCttctggtttttttctttgtttttgcagtAAAGCAGAGTATGTGATATACAAACTGaaggagatggagaaaatAACCGATAAGGACATACTACCAATCTCCAAACAGTTTGACAAACTCGACCGATGCAGCAACGGAAAGATCACTCTTTTAGATCTCTTGGAAGGTGGCAGTGGCGATTGATCAATCCTCtgcaactttttgttttagctTAGAATTACAGTTACTAATTACAACGGATCAACGATCCTAATGATGCTAATGGTGATGATGAGGAGTCCAGTCTCCAGTTTATGTAAACTGGTTTGGACCGATATTATGTCTTTGGTCTTGTCTTGCATAATTGGTTAAGCAGGATTCACTGATTCACATCACCAAAAGTTATCCTCTCCTTTCTCACCCAAGATTATGAAGAGGAATTGTGGGATTTTATCTTAACCGGTTTGATGTGTTGCCAAATGGTTATGTGATCGGTTTACTCTGGTACGATGAGATTTTGATGACCCCCTGTAATTTTTGCAGATATATGGGCTCAAGCCTCAAGGTATATAAATTTGGTTGGATAAGGTTTGATCCAAATTTGTTGGTCCAGTATGCAAATAAAACTGTAACTTTCAAGTTCCAAtctaaaatatgtaaattcGAATTTCTTATCAACagttttaaaagagttttactGATACATCATCAGCTTTTTCATATTAGTTCTTTTCCAGTTAAAGAGAATTTCAATTCGCATTGTAATGTAATCGACCATGTATAGTTACTCAACATATTGATGTCCTAATATCAATACcaattaatgaaaaatttaGTCTTTTcggttatttgtttttaaatgcattttcttattcttgATAATCTATAcacaaatatcatatatattaaattaatcaGCTGTAACAACTCAAATTTCAGAAAGAGGATAACGTGTGTGAAAGAACAGAAAATACAAGAGATTcctttttattcatatatattttatatatactaacatgaataataatgataaaaatgtCACACATGACAAACCTAACAACAAACCTGCCCCAACTATTCTATTCCAAAGCTAAAGTCAACAAtttcactctctttctttttattcttctttacGTTAAATTGAAACTTAAATAATGTAATAATTATGTGTTTACTAGAAAGtagaaataaatttcataataatatCTTTATATGTTAGGCACAAATCCCCAAAAATAGGTCAGACATTTCAACTGCAGACAGATACAGTTATGTATACGTGTAATTGTAagctaatgtttttttttcacttacaGGTTACAAATTACATAGAGGTCCACGGTCTAACTTTGGGTAATTTAAATGTGGGGCTTATGGATAAGACAACGCAAACGATTAGGCACCAATTACGGCGTTTAGTTTCTGCctaaattaaaactataaatgtgtattaatatatatcttagtATGCATTAATGTGGTTAGGTACGAGAAACAGATTCATATACCACCATTATGGCATTATTATAGTATGCAATAGaagattgaatatatatttgacttcgaagattgaattttttttggtttagagattatTCTATTACTCATATGGAA includes:
- the KCO6 gene encoding Ca2+ activated outward rectifying K+ channel 6 (Ca2+ activated outward rectifying K+ channel 6 (KCO6); FUNCTIONS IN: outward rectifier potassium channel activity; INVOLVED IN: potassium ion transport; LOCATED IN: plant-type vacuole membrane; EXPRESSED IN: 25 plant structures; EXPRESSED DURING: 14 growth stages; CONTAINS InterPro DOMAIN/s: Potassium channel, two pore-domain (InterPro:IPR003280), EF-Hand 1, calcium-binding site (InterPro:IPR018247), Ion transport 2 (InterPro:IPR013099); BEST Arabidopsis thaliana protein match is: Ca2+ activated outward rectifying K+ channel 2 (TAIR:AT5G46370.1); Has 1807 Blast hits to 1807 proteins in 277 species: Archae - 0; Bacteria - 0; Metazoa - 736; Fungi - 347; Plants - 385; Viruses - 0; Other Eukaryotes - 339 (source: NCBI BLink).), which produces MANEGSDPLLQYMISPRLKKPPQLLFPLPEDNEVAIPMPMTPSEFKERLIFGPFSCSPRDSSHFIDSMKQPSPSSSSTAVNNPFSDSSTLDPLLPPPPPQPEPWLSDQTSSHCQGHALHRSKTAPAMAVINDLHHPIRQKDPTETSRSVVRQAFALLVVYLSLGVLIYWLNRDHYVVNQTHPVVDGLYFCIVTMCTIGYGDITPNSVVTKLFSIMFVLVGFGFIDILLSGMVSYVLDLQESYMLDSAKRRDEPEKRRSYIIDVKKGRMRIRLKVALALGVVVLCIAVGVGIMHFIEEIGWLDSFYLSVMSVTTVGYGDRAFKTLPGRLFAAIWLLVSTLAVARAFLYLAEARVDKRNRERAKKVLCETMSVSQFFAADIDNNGCVSKAEYVIYKLKEMEKITDKDILPISKQFDKLDRCSNGKITLLDLLEGGSGD